In Candidatus Roseilinea sp., one DNA window encodes the following:
- the hasC gene encoding UTP--glucose-1-phosphate uridylyltransferase encodes MKITKAVITAAGRNQRGLPLQTLIDRDGAQKSALQIIVEEVLTAGIHDICVVVHPGDAEAYAAAAGAHARRLSFVEQHEPRGYGHAVLCARAFTGHEPFLHLVGDHLHLSDDGDGSTCAQQVVRMAEAHACSVSAVQATRESLLPNYGAVGGKRLPNQQRLYQVDCVLEKPTPTEAEQTLLVPGLRAGYYLCFFGIHALTPTVMELLAEQAAAGGDAITLSDALAALAHRERYLAYEVLGRRYDIGVRYGLLNAQLALALAGKDRAEVLAQLVELLAARG; translated from the coding sequence ATGAAGATCACGAAAGCGGTCATCACTGCTGCCGGGCGGAACCAGCGCGGCCTTCCGCTGCAAACGCTAATAGATCGCGACGGCGCCCAGAAGTCTGCACTGCAAATCATCGTCGAGGAAGTGCTCACCGCAGGCATCCATGACATCTGCGTCGTCGTGCATCCCGGCGATGCAGAGGCGTATGCTGCCGCAGCCGGCGCACATGCGCGCCGGCTGTCATTCGTCGAGCAGCATGAGCCACGCGGCTATGGCCACGCCGTGCTGTGCGCGCGAGCGTTCACCGGTCACGAGCCCTTCCTCCACCTGGTCGGCGATCACCTGCATTTGAGCGACGACGGTGATGGGAGCACCTGCGCCCAGCAGGTGGTGCGCATGGCCGAGGCACACGCCTGCAGCGTATCGGCAGTACAAGCCACGCGCGAGTCGCTGCTGCCAAACTACGGCGCAGTAGGCGGCAAACGACTCCCCAACCAACAGCGGCTGTACCAGGTGGATTGCGTGCTGGAGAAGCCGACACCGACCGAAGCGGAACAAACGCTGCTCGTGCCCGGCCTGCGCGCCGGCTACTACCTGTGTTTCTTCGGCATCCACGCGCTCACACCTACAGTGATGGAGCTGTTGGCAGAGCAGGCTGCTGCCGGCGGGGACGCGATCACGCTCTCGGACGCGTTAGCTGCATTAGCACATCGCGAACGCTACTTGGCCTACGAAGTGCTGGGCCGCCGCTACGACATCGGTGTGCGCTACGGTTTGCTCAACGCGCAGCTCGCGCTCGCGCTCGCCGGTAAAGACCGCGCCGAGGTATTGGCGCAACTGGTCGAGTTACTTGCGGCAAGAGGATGA
- a CDS encoding ABC transporter permease, whose protein sequence is MHTARVLAALFKINIQQELAYRADTVANMLVSLMWLAWELTGLAIIFSNTTTIAGWTFGDLLALSGMWRLLNAFMQAVVFPNTEKFNRGIREGTLDYTLLQPANSQFMVSFSRVAIWNLWNVGLALATITVGLLISESRPSPLNVAVFLALTASGGMVIYSLWIVLIALTFWFTKFDNNVTLLSALADTGRFPATVYPIWLRVIVTFVIPIAIATTVPLQALRGDLPAWQIVLALGAGALAFFLSSQLWRAGVKRYSGASA, encoded by the coding sequence ATGCACACTGCTCGCGTCCTAGCAGCGCTGTTCAAGATCAACATACAGCAAGAGCTGGCCTATCGCGCCGATACGGTTGCGAACATGCTGGTCAGCCTGATGTGGCTGGCCTGGGAGTTGACCGGCCTGGCGATCATCTTCTCGAACACGACCACTATCGCCGGCTGGACCTTCGGCGACCTACTGGCGCTCTCGGGCATGTGGCGCCTGCTCAACGCATTCATGCAGGCGGTCGTCTTCCCAAACACCGAGAAGTTCAACCGCGGCATTCGCGAGGGCACGCTGGACTACACGTTGCTGCAGCCGGCCAACAGCCAGTTCATGGTCAGCTTCTCGCGGGTGGCCATTTGGAACCTATGGAACGTCGGGCTGGCGCTGGCGACGATCACGGTCGGCTTACTGATCTCCGAAAGCCGGCCTTCGCCGCTCAACGTCGCCGTCTTCCTGGCGCTCACCGCGTCCGGCGGCATGGTGATCTACAGCTTGTGGATCGTGCTGATCGCGCTGACGTTTTGGTTCACCAAATTCGACAACAACGTCACCCTGCTCTCGGCGCTGGCCGACACCGGTCGCTTCCCGGCCACGGTCTATCCGATCTGGCTGCGTGTGATCGTGACCTTCGTCATCCCGATCGCCATCGCCACGACCGTGCCGTTGCAGGCGCTACGCGGCGACCTTCCCGCGTGGCAGATCGTGCTGGCGCTGGGCGCCGGCGCGCTGGCATTCTTCCTCTCGTCGCAGCTGTGGCGGGCCGGTGTCAAGCGCTATAGCGGCGCGTCGGCGTAG
- the ubiX gene encoding flavin prenyltransferase UbiX yields MTTPRRLIIGMSGASGAILGIRLLEVLRSIEIETHLILSSAARITIASETTWSVQAVERLARVVHPIGDIGASIASGSFKTDGMIIAPCSVKTISAIAYGITDDLIARAADVCLKEGRPVIAVFREAPLHVGHLRALTQFAEIGGVVFPPVPAFYADLQSVDDMVTQIVGRVLDRIGIENDLVKRWEGLRTRHDTHHL; encoded by the coding sequence ATGACGACGCCTCGACGACTGATCATCGGTATGAGCGGCGCAAGCGGCGCGATCCTGGGCATTCGCCTGCTGGAGGTGCTGCGCTCGATCGAGATTGAGACGCATCTCATCCTCAGCTCAGCCGCACGAATCACGATTGCCAGCGAGACGACATGGAGTGTGCAGGCGGTCGAACGCCTGGCGCGCGTCGTTCATCCGATCGGCGACATCGGCGCGAGTATCGCCAGTGGTTCCTTCAAGACCGACGGCATGATCATTGCGCCGTGTTCGGTGAAGACGATTTCAGCGATTGCCTATGGCATCACCGACGATCTGATCGCGCGGGCCGCGGATGTGTGCCTGAAGGAAGGCCGGCCGGTGATCGCCGTCTTTCGTGAGGCGCCGCTGCACGTCGGCCATCTGCGCGCGCTTACCCAGTTCGCCGAGATCGGCGGCGTGGTCTTTCCGCCGGTGCCGGCGTTCTATGCCGACCTCCAGAGCGTGGACGACATGGTGACGCAGATCGTCGGGCGGGTGCTGGATCGCATCGGCATCGAGAACGATCTGGTGAAACGCTGGGAAGGGCTGCGCACGCGCCACGATACACACCATCTATGA
- a CDS encoding UTP--glucose-1-phosphate uridylyltransferase — protein MTHLIEIITASDPSVRNRSLDAFARQASLSELIEECAALDAFRKRSDNLYERVRALFFLYAIHRFHLPARPDMQDRGLIPFVGYEHLLNRRFEEAIAVFQRAWQENGPNNALSSALAETYHRLAFQTLADQVRRSVRTVRGNQWMFRIGHPADQPLRIRRELFDRGDAKEAANGLNVSSCASSSVILRERTPVRMDLSHSAWSDIFFLGMDFPEGARVLNVSIDLAVRGRDAAPRPPVEAYLRVIDEPVLRLTSVDLGATADLTHLRDVFDFARDYLGLLKAAIIASGIVPPGMEGADQPLSELLARLVGPGYGLELVSNVNDIPKGSRLAVSTSLLACLIACCMRATGQAKSLTGPLAEHERRLVAARAILGEWLAGSGGGWQDSGGVWPGMKLIYGVLAEAGDPEYGISRGRLLPNHKILDQNDASDAVRQMLQDSLILVHGGMAQNVGPILEMVTEKYLLRSEAEWIGRRDAMQVLDDILIALRGADPRQAVKEIGRLTTHNFFGPLQTIIPWASNLYTETLIERAKRAFGEAFWGFWMLGGMSGGGMGFIVAPEIAPQAKAQLHDIMLSTKRELQYALPFAMDPVVYDFAINPIGTRADLLCGEDALMPTGYYALHAPRLVKLDQRMLTPARRADLDRFANATRSRPEFAGMTKALFDRLLPQLDRTAEASGATRSLEELLSAFGFDRALHEQIRADLRSGRIGLAQNRLPANVQIEDVPARALTSDAGHPVVDATDRAELGEFERIGIEALRDGRAAVMTLAAGAGSRWTQGAGVVKALHPFAKLGGTHRSFIEVHLAKSRRVARQYDARLPHIITTSYLTHGPIESFIINHPSSPDVPIYLSEGRSVGLRMVPMARDLRFQWEEMPQQLLDEQAQKVRESLHAALISWAQHAGEGSDYTDNTPMQCLHPVGHWFEVPNLLRNGTLCTMLDAYPNLRYLMLHNIDTLGADVDPALLGLHIARGACLTFEVITRRVEDRGGGLARVDGQIRLVEGLAMPREEAEFVLSYYNSATCWIDIYQLLDVFGLTPADLNDERKVSAAIRAVGARMPTYITLKDVKKRWGHGQEDIFPVTQWEKLWGDMTALPNVKAGFAVVPRLRGQQLKDQAQLDGWLRDGSAAYVERLCMWS, from the coding sequence ATGACACATCTCATCGAGATCATCACGGCCAGCGATCCCAGCGTGCGCAATCGCTCGCTGGACGCATTCGCGCGGCAGGCCAGCTTGAGCGAGCTGATCGAGGAATGTGCGGCGCTGGATGCGTTCCGCAAGCGCAGCGACAACCTCTACGAGCGCGTGCGCGCGCTGTTCTTCCTGTATGCCATCCATCGCTTTCACCTACCGGCCAGGCCCGATATGCAAGATCGCGGCTTGATCCCATTCGTGGGGTACGAGCATCTCCTCAACCGCCGGTTCGAAGAAGCCATCGCCGTGTTTCAGCGCGCGTGGCAGGAGAATGGGCCAAACAACGCGCTCTCCAGCGCCCTCGCAGAGACCTATCACCGCCTCGCCTTTCAAACCTTGGCCGATCAGGTACGCCGCAGCGTGCGCACCGTGCGCGGCAACCAGTGGATGTTCCGCATCGGCCATCCCGCCGATCAGCCCTTGCGCATTCGTAGAGAACTCTTCGATCGTGGAGACGCGAAGGAAGCGGCGAACGGGCTGAACGTTTCATCGTGCGCCTCCAGCAGCGTGATCCTACGCGAACGGACGCCGGTGCGGATGGACCTTTCACACAGCGCATGGAGCGACATCTTCTTCCTGGGCATGGACTTCCCCGAGGGCGCGCGCGTGCTGAACGTCTCGATTGACCTGGCCGTGCGCGGGCGAGATGCGGCGCCGCGCCCGCCGGTCGAGGCCTACCTGCGCGTGATTGACGAGCCGGTGCTGCGCCTGACCAGCGTGGATCTGGGCGCGACCGCCGACCTCACTCACTTGCGCGACGTATTCGACTTCGCGCGTGATTATCTCGGCCTGCTGAAGGCGGCCATCATCGCCTCAGGCATCGTGCCGCCGGGCATGGAAGGCGCCGACCAACCGTTGAGCGAACTGCTCGCCCGGCTGGTCGGCCCAGGCTACGGACTGGAGCTGGTCAGCAACGTGAACGACATCCCGAAAGGCTCACGGCTGGCCGTCTCGACCAGTCTGCTCGCCTGCCTGATCGCCTGCTGCATGCGGGCCACCGGCCAGGCCAAATCGCTCACCGGCCCGCTGGCCGAGCATGAACGCCGGCTGGTGGCCGCGCGCGCCATCCTCGGCGAATGGCTGGCCGGCAGCGGCGGCGGATGGCAGGATAGTGGCGGCGTATGGCCGGGCATGAAGTTGATCTATGGCGTGCTGGCCGAAGCGGGCGACCCCGAATACGGCATCAGCCGGGGGCGGCTGCTGCCGAACCACAAGATCCTCGATCAGAATGATGCCAGCGATGCCGTGCGCCAGATGCTGCAAGATTCGCTCATCCTTGTCCATGGCGGCATGGCGCAGAACGTCGGGCCGATCTTGGAGATGGTGACCGAGAAGTATTTGTTGCGCAGCGAAGCCGAATGGATCGGCCGCAGAGATGCCATGCAGGTGCTGGATGACATCTTGATCGCCCTTCGCGGTGCCGACCCACGGCAAGCCGTGAAGGAGATCGGCCGGCTCACCACACACAATTTCTTCGGCCCGCTGCAAACTATCATCCCGTGGGCCAGCAATCTCTACACCGAGACGTTGATCGAGCGCGCCAAACGAGCGTTCGGCGAAGCGTTCTGGGGCTTCTGGATGCTGGGCGGCATGAGCGGCGGCGGCATGGGCTTCATCGTTGCGCCGGAGATCGCGCCACAGGCCAAGGCCCAACTGCATGACATCATGCTATCCACCAAGCGCGAGTTGCAGTATGCCCTGCCCTTCGCCATGGATCCGGTCGTTTACGACTTCGCCATCAACCCCATCGGCACGCGAGCCGACTTGCTGTGCGGCGAAGACGCGCTGATGCCCACCGGTTACTATGCGCTGCACGCCCCCCGGCTGGTCAAGCTGGATCAGCGTATGCTCACGCCGGCGCGCCGCGCCGACCTCGACCGGTTCGCCAACGCAACGCGCAGCCGTCCCGAGTTCGCCGGCATGACCAAGGCGCTGTTCGACCGGCTGCTGCCGCAGTTGGATCGCACGGCTGAAGCGTCCGGGGCGACGCGCTCGCTCGAAGAGCTGCTGAGCGCTTTCGGCTTCGACCGCGCGTTGCACGAGCAGATCCGGGCCGACCTGCGGAGTGGCCGCATCGGCCTGGCACAGAACCGCTTGCCGGCCAACGTGCAGATCGAGGACGTGCCCGCTCGCGCGCTCACGTCCGACGCCGGCCATCCTGTCGTGGATGCGACCGATCGCGCCGAGCTCGGCGAATTCGAGCGGATCGGCATCGAGGCGCTGCGCGATGGACGCGCAGCCGTGATGACGCTGGCCGCCGGCGCCGGCAGCCGCTGGACGCAGGGCGCCGGCGTCGTCAAAGCGCTACACCCCTTCGCCAAACTGGGCGGCACGCATCGCTCATTTATCGAGGTACACCTGGCCAAAAGCCGGCGCGTGGCACGCCAATACGATGCGCGCCTCCCGCACATCATCACCACCAGCTATCTGACACACGGCCCGATCGAATCGTTCATCATCAACCATCCATCCTCGCCGGATGTGCCGATCTATCTCTCCGAGGGGCGCAGCGTCGGCCTGCGCATGGTTCCCATGGCGCGCGATCTGCGCTTCCAGTGGGAGGAGATGCCGCAGCAACTGCTCGACGAGCAGGCGCAGAAAGTGCGCGAGAGCCTGCATGCTGCGCTGATCAGTTGGGCACAACATGCCGGCGAGGGCAGCGACTACACCGACAACACCCCGATGCAGTGCTTGCATCCGGTCGGCCACTGGTTCGAGGTTCCCAACCTGCTGCGCAACGGCACGCTGTGCACCATGTTGGACGCTTACCCCAACTTGCGCTACCTGATGCTGCACAACATAGACACGCTGGGCGCCGACGTAGATCCGGCCCTGCTCGGCCTACATATCGCCCGCGGCGCGTGTCTAACCTTTGAGGTGATCACGCGCCGTGTGGAGGACCGCGGCGGTGGGTTGGCCCGTGTGGACGGTCAGATTCGGCTGGTCGAAGGACTGGCCATGCCTCGCGAGGAGGCCGAGTTCGTGCTCTCATACTACAACAGCGCGACGTGCTGGATAGACATCTATCAACTGCTCGACGTCTTTGGACTCACACCTGCCGATCTCAACGACGAGCGCAAGGTGAGCGCAGCCATCCGCGCCGTCGGCGCGCGCATGCCGACCTATATCACGCTCAAGGATGTCAAGAAGCGCTGGGGGCACGGGCAAGAGGACATCTTCCCCGTGACGCAGTGGGAGAAGCTGTGGGGCGACATGACGGCCCTGCCCAACGTGAAGGCCGGCTTCGCCGTCGTGCCGCGTCTGCGGGGTCAGCAACTCAAAGACCAAGCACAGCTCGACGGCTGGCTGCGTGATGGGTCGGCGGCATATGTCGAACGCTTGTGCATGTGGTCATGA
- a CDS encoding ABC transporter permease, whose protein sequence is MLEIYKRFWQVNWAEQWQYRANLLMYLAYWLVSPVVYLAVWTAIANAEGSVNGLTAGDFAAYYLTLLPVDIITSSITIHVLAFKIQEGTISNELMQPVHPILTNTLMNNIAFKALTLIAFVPIWVVLVLLFRPALTITPLSLLIALPALAMGFLIRFLIESIITLVAFWTTRVWSLWQLDEAIAMLLNGAFVPLALMPTWVQTIAQILPYQLGLSFPVLLILNRLPADQIALNFGLQVVWIGALYGAFTLLWRQALKQYSAVGA, encoded by the coding sequence ATGTTAGAGATCTACAAACGTTTTTGGCAAGTAAACTGGGCCGAGCAGTGGCAATACCGCGCCAACTTGCTCATGTATCTGGCCTACTGGCTGGTGTCGCCGGTGGTGTATCTGGCCGTGTGGACGGCCATCGCCAACGCCGAGGGAAGCGTCAACGGGCTGACGGCAGGCGACTTCGCCGCGTACTACTTGACCCTGTTGCCGGTGGACATCATTACCTCGTCCATCACGATCCACGTGCTGGCCTTCAAGATTCAGGAGGGGACGATCTCCAACGAGCTGATGCAACCCGTGCACCCGATCCTGACGAACACGCTGATGAACAACATCGCGTTCAAGGCGCTGACGCTGATCGCCTTCGTGCCGATCTGGGTCGTGCTGGTGCTGCTCTTCCGGCCGGCGCTGACGATCACCCCGCTCAGCCTGCTGATCGCCCTCCCGGCGCTGGCGATGGGCTTCCTGATTCGCTTCCTCATCGAGAGCATCATCACGCTCGTCGCCTTCTGGACGACCCGCGTGTGGTCCCTCTGGCAGCTCGACGAGGCGATCGCGATGCTGCTGAACGGCGCATTCGTGCCGTTGGCGCTCATGCCGACCTGGGTGCAAACCATCGCCCAGATCCTGCCCTACCAACTCGGGCTGTCATTCCCGGTTTTGCTCATTCTGAATCGGCTGCCGGCGGATCAAATCGCGCTCAACTTTGGGTTACAGGTCGTCTGGATCGGCGCGCTCTACGGGGCATTTACGCTGTTGTGGCGCCAGGCGCTCAAGCAATACTCCGCCGTCGGCGCATGA